In one window of Saprospiraceae bacterium DNA:
- a CDS encoding barstar family protein: protein MSSSNFYLLRDSEKFHTLKFRNAYVVQLNGKLCTTSDDLYRQLKSHFEFPDYFGNNLDALYDCLMDLEWITQDHIVIYFENADLLLSGEVADPDFLEDFWGTLYDVCISWILGSEAMISSKLFSVYLSYSDKLKELFEANDIEFEIIN from the coding sequence ATGAGTAGTTCAAATTTCTATTTGCTTCGGGATTCCGAAAAATTCCACACACTGAAGTTCAGAAATGCCTACGTGGTTCAATTAAATGGTAAATTATGTACGACCTCTGATGACTTATATCGGCAATTGAAATCGCATTTTGAATTTCCTGACTATTTCGGAAATAATCTGGATGCTTTATACGATTGCCTGATGGATCTCGAATGGATAACACAGGATCACATCGTGATCTATTTTGAAAATGCCGACCTCCTTTTGTCAGGAGAAGTTGCAGATCCCGATTTCCTGGAAGATTTTTGGGGTACCTTATACGATGTCTGCATTTCCTGGATATTGGGATCCGAAGCGATGATTTCTTCTAAACTCTTTTCAGTATATTTAAGCTATAGCGATAAGCTCAAAGAATTATTTGAAGCAAATGATATAGAATTTGAAATAATTAATTGA
- a CDS encoding aspartate kinase, with protein MRVFKFGGASVKNAEGFRNVGKIISNYSENHPLAVIVSATGKTTNQLEEVVEAKFQAPEEALAKLRKIKDHHYQIARDLFKEVPQDLEVHIQEHFVEAEWILEELREMKYDYVYDQVVSIGELVSSRILTAWLQHEKTDVVWCDARDLIITNDTYREGRVQWDVTNQRIRQNLFPQLNEGHIVVTQGFIGSTTENNTTTLGREGSDYTAAILASALDANGMYIWKDVPGVLTADPDLFVNVTKLDRLSYREAIEMTYYGCKVIHPKTIQPLKLKNIPLFVKSFIQPGEEGTLISGAADLEYPPIVVLETKQALLHFASLDLSFIAEYHLAHLFELFDKFRIKVNMMRNSAISFSVCVNNDQSRILQLIQEIESMFKVVVDQDLELLTVRHYQESMLAKLLEEKVVLLEERTRNTVQLVVKQALPILPRKK; from the coding sequence ATGCGAGTTTTTAAATTTGGTGGTGCTTCTGTAAAGAATGCGGAAGGATTCAGGAATGTTGGTAAAATCATTTCTAATTACAGTGAGAATCATCCTTTAGCGGTCATCGTTTCCGCTACCGGAAAAACTACGAATCAATTAGAGGAAGTCGTAGAAGCCAAGTTTCAAGCACCGGAAGAAGCACTGGCAAAACTCAGGAAAATTAAAGACCACCATTATCAGATCGCCAGAGACTTATTCAAGGAAGTTCCACAGGATTTGGAGGTGCATATTCAGGAACATTTTGTGGAAGCGGAATGGATACTCGAAGAATTGCGCGAAATGAAGTATGATTATGTATATGATCAGGTTGTCAGCATTGGGGAGTTGGTTTCTTCCAGAATACTTACAGCCTGGTTGCAACACGAAAAAACAGATGTGGTCTGGTGCGACGCGCGTGACCTGATTATAACCAATGATACTTACCGGGAGGGAAGAGTCCAATGGGATGTGACCAATCAACGGATCCGGCAAAACTTATTTCCACAACTGAATGAGGGTCATATCGTTGTTACCCAGGGTTTTATTGGTTCAACGACGGAAAACAACACCACGACTCTTGGTCGTGAGGGTTCAGATTATACAGCGGCCATCCTGGCCAGTGCTTTGGATGCAAACGGGATGTACATATGGAAAGATGTGCCAGGAGTGTTGACCGCAGATCCGGACCTTTTTGTCAACGTGACCAAACTCGACCGACTTAGTTACCGGGAGGCTATTGAAATGACTTACTACGGATGTAAGGTTATCCATCCCAAGACCATTCAACCGCTTAAATTAAAAAATATACCACTGTTTGTGAAATCATTTATACAGCCAGGCGAAGAAGGTACTCTTATATCCGGAGCAGCAGATCTGGAGTATCCTCCCATAGTTGTACTTGAAACCAAACAGGCCTTATTGCATTTTGCATCGTTGGACCTTTCTTTTATTGCAGAGTATCATCTTGCTCATTTATTTGAATTATTCGATAAGTTCAGGATCAAAGTCAATATGATGCGCAATTCTGCAATTTCATTTTCTGTATGTGTTAACAATGATCAGAGCAGGATATTGCAGTTGATCCAGGAAATAGAATCCATGTTTAAGGTGGTTGTGGATCAGGACCTGGAACTTCTTACTGTGCGCCATTACCAGGAATCCATGCTTGCAAAGTTATTGGAAGAAAAAGTAGTATTGTTGGAAGAAAGAACCAGAAACACAGTGCAATTGGTGGTGAAACAGGCCTTACCCATCTTGCCCCGCAAAAAATAG